Proteins encoded within one genomic window of Humulus lupulus chromosome 1, drHumLupu1.1, whole genome shotgun sequence:
- the LOC133804701 gene encoding 2,3-bisphosphoglycerate-dependent phosphoglycerate mutase 1-like, whose protein sequence is MDATVVLHQSVGGIQLCGCDSSSGSVKILGNSSLRSISKCFADDTGFFRRGYCNFKPYRLHITRASTPHTSWADQAAISTSPNTTNNTRRTPGEAALILIRHGESLWNEKNLFTGCVDVPLTKKGVDEAIEAGKRISNIPVDVIYTSSLIRAQMTAMLAMTQHSRKKVPIIIHKESEQAEAWTQIYSEDTKKQSIPVITSWQLNERMYGELQGLNKQETAERYGKEKVHEWRRSFDIPPPSGESLEMCSERAVAYFREHVEPHLQLGKHVMVAAHGNSLRSIIMYLDKLTTQEVISLELSTGIPLLYIYKDGTFMKRGSPVGPTEAGVYAYTNNLARYRQELDEIVH, encoded by the exons ATGGATGCAACTGTTGTTCTCCACCAATCCGTTGGGGGTATTCAACTCTGTGGATGTGATAGTAGTTCTGGGTCTGTTAAGATATTAGGGAATTCCTCTTTGAGATCTATCTCAAAGTGTTTTGCAGACGACACTGGTTTTTTCAGAAGAGGATATTGTAACTTTAAACCCTATAGATTACATATAACTCGAGCTTCAACTCCTCATACTTCATGGGCAGATCAGGCTGCGATATCTACCTCACCTAATACCACCAACAATACAAGGAGAACCCCAG GTGAAGCTGCTCTGATATTGATTCGACATGGTGAATCCTTATGGAATGAGAAGAACTTGTTTACTGGTTGTGTTGATGTACCCTTGACAAAGAAAGGTGTTGATGAAGCAATCGAAGCTGGGAAAAGAATTAGCAACATACCAGTAGATGTAATATACACCTCCTCACTTATTCGTGCTCAGATGACAGCTATGCTTGCCATGACTCAACACAGTCGCAAAAAG GTGCCAATCATCATCCATAAAGAGAGTGAGCAGGCAGAAGCTTGGACTCAAATTTACAGTGAAGACACCAAGAAGCAATCAATTCCTGTTATAACGTCCTGGCAATTGAACGAAAGAAT GTATGGAGAACTACAGGGTCTTAATAAGCAGGAGACAGCTGAAAGATATGGTAAGGAAAAGGTACACGAGTGGCGTAGAAGTTTCGATATTCCTCCCCCGAGTGGTGAGAGCTTGGAAATGTGTTCAGAAAGAGCTGTTGCCTATTTTAGAGAACAT GTTGAACCCCATCTCCAATTAGGAAAGCACGTGATGGTTGCTGCTCACGGGAACTCATTGAGGTCTATAATTATGTATCTTGACAAATTAACTACTCAGGAG GTTATTAGCTTAGAGCTATCAACTGGGATCCCACTTCTTTATATTTACAAGGATGGGACATTTATGAAGAGGGGAAGTCCTGTGGGACCAACCGAAGCTGGAGTATATGCTTATACTAAC AATCTAGCTCGTTACAGGCAAGAATTGGATGAAATAGTGCATTAA